The following coding sequences lie in one uncultured Mailhella sp. genomic window:
- a CDS encoding response regulator: protein MKKDTRLFFLASIFCAVFCIGIFVWGSLSMIRQGEQASLTLGEIYMKAMNYQMQLHFRSIIELKIKQVEGIVNKTPPETTRDHSEKARQELRSSAVLRKFTHLALYATDGTAEVIFGEPVSVMDEAAFLQALNRGEKNVASGVTASGRELVILGVSVGYPVSEGYPMKDGKTCTALVVGLPLESISDAMSLNLDKSMVYSHIIRKDGSFVFRNVAVKADNYYTWFEQDGHFEGKTAEEMVADLKDSIRKGAEHTMFMTVDGELHHVHCSPLPNSSWYLVTDMPYGELDKAVEGMWNERFFTAVSAALLLPLPILALFFFYSRISRRQIAELEKARAEADRANRAKSEFLSNMSHDIRTPMNAIVGMTAIAAANAENSVLVQDCLRKITLSSRHLLGLINDVLDMSKIESGKLSLNMDVVSLREVLEGIVGIVQPQIKAKKQQFDIHIHNILSENVYSDSVRLSQVLLNLLSNALKFTPQGGSIQITLYQEDSPQGEWFARTHILVKDTGIGMTPEFQKRIFESFAREDNARVHKIEGTGLGMSIMKYIVDQMQGTIEIHSEVDKGTEFHITLDMKKINTQSEQMRLPDWNVLIVDDDAELCRTAAGALTEMGTTVEWALSGREAVVMAEERHREGRDYHVILLDWKMPEMDGPATARRLREILGSQVPVLLVSSYDWSEIEQEARRAGISGFIPKPLFKSTLFQGMKPFMDVDAGQVGSVDTGMADLAGRRILLAEDNELNWEVASAILEEFGFLLDWAENGQVCVDMFGKSEPGYYDLILMDVRMPVMNGYEATRAIRAMDRADADVPIIAMTADAFSEDIHQCLESGMNAHVAKPLDIKVLMRLIQKYIR, encoded by the coding sequence ATGAAAAAAGACACCAGGCTTTTTTTTCTGGCCAGCATCTTCTGCGCTGTTTTTTGCATAGGAATATTTGTGTGGGGCTCGCTGTCCATGATCCGTCAGGGCGAGCAGGCCAGTCTGACGCTTGGTGAAATTTACATGAAGGCCATGAACTACCAGATGCAGCTTCATTTTCGCTCCATCATTGAGCTGAAAATCAAGCAGGTGGAAGGCATCGTGAACAAGACGCCCCCGGAAACGACCAGGGATCACAGCGAAAAAGCACGTCAGGAACTTCGTTCCAGCGCCGTACTGCGGAAATTTACGCATCTGGCCCTGTACGCGACCGACGGCACGGCCGAAGTCATTTTCGGAGAACCTGTTTCCGTCATGGATGAAGCCGCCTTTCTCCAGGCGTTGAACAGAGGGGAAAAGAATGTGGCTTCGGGCGTTACGGCTTCCGGCAGGGAACTCGTGATTCTCGGCGTTTCCGTAGGGTATCCCGTTTCGGAGGGCTACCCCATGAAGGACGGGAAGACCTGCACGGCGCTGGTGGTCGGTCTTCCGCTTGAGAGCATCAGCGACGCCATGTCTCTGAACTTGGACAAGTCCATGGTGTATTCGCACATCATCCGCAAGGACGGCAGTTTCGTCTTCCGCAATGTCGCCGTCAAGGCGGACAACTACTATACCTGGTTTGAGCAGGATGGGCATTTCGAGGGCAAGACCGCCGAGGAGATGGTTGCCGATCTCAAAGACAGCATCCGGAAGGGCGCCGAGCATACCATGTTCATGACCGTCGATGGAGAACTCCATCACGTGCATTGTTCTCCGCTGCCGAATTCTTCATGGTATCTGGTTACGGACATGCCGTACGGCGAGCTCGACAAGGCGGTGGAAGGCATGTGGAACGAGCGGTTTTTCACGGCGGTAAGCGCCGCGTTGCTGCTGCCGCTGCCCATTCTGGCGCTGTTTTTCTTTTATTCGAGAATTTCCAGGAGGCAGATTGCGGAGCTTGAAAAGGCCAGAGCTGAGGCCGACAGAGCCAACAGGGCCAAGAGCGAGTTCCTTTCCAATATGAGCCACGACATCCGCACGCCCATGAACGCCATCGTGGGCATGACGGCCATTGCTGCGGCCAACGCCGAAAATTCCGTGCTCGTTCAGGATTGTCTGAGAAAAATCACGCTTTCCAGCCGTCATCTTCTCGGCCTCATCAACGACGTGCTGGACATGTCCAAAATAGAAAGCGGCAAGCTTTCCCTCAATATGGACGTGGTCTCTCTTCGCGAAGTGCTGGAAGGCATAGTCGGCATCGTGCAGCCGCAGATCAAGGCGAAGAAGCAGCAGTTCGACATACACATCCACAATATTCTGTCCGAGAACGTCTATTCGGACAGCGTGCGGCTCAGTCAGGTGCTTCTGAATCTTCTTTCCAACGCCCTGAAGTTCACGCCGCAGGGCGGCTCCATCCAGATAACGCTGTATCAGGAAGATTCGCCGCAGGGTGAATGGTTCGCGCGCACGCATATATTGGTGAAGGATACGGGCATAGGCATGACGCCAGAGTTCCAGAAGAGGATTTTTGAATCCTTTGCCCGTGAAGACAATGCCCGCGTGCATAAGATTGAAGGCACGGGACTCGGCATGTCCATCATGAAGTACATTGTGGATCAGATGCAGGGAACCATAGAGATTCACAGCGAAGTGGACAAGGGCACGGAATTCCACATCACGCTGGATATGAAGAAAATCAACACGCAGAGTGAACAGATGCGTCTTCCCGACTGGAACGTGCTGATTGTGGACGACGATGCGGAATTGTGCCGGACGGCGGCCGGAGCCCTGACCGAAATGGGGACGACCGTGGAGTGGGCGCTGAGCGGCCGAGAGGCCGTCGTCATGGCCGAAGAGCGTCACCGTGAGGGGCGGGACTATCACGTGATTCTTCTCGACTGGAAAATGCCGGAAATGGACGGCCCCGCCACGGCCCGCAGGCTGCGTGAGATTCTGGGCAGTCAGGTGCCGGTGCTGCTGGTGTCGTCCTACGACTGGAGCGAAATAGAGCAGGAGGCGCGTCGCGCGGGGATTTCCGGATTTATTCCCAAGCCGCTCTTCAAGTCCACGCTGTTCCAGGGGATGAAGCCGTTCATGGACGTCGATGCAGGCCAGGTCGGCAGCGTGGATACGGGAATGGCGGATCTGGCCGGTCGGCGCATTCTGCTGGCGGAGGACAACGAACTGAACTGGGAAGTCGCCAGCGCCATTCTGGAAGAGTTCGGCTTCCTTCTGGACTGGGCCGAAAACGGCCAGGTCTGCGTGGACATGTTCGGCAAGTCGGAGCCCGGCTATTATGATCTGATTCTCATGGACGTCCGCATGCCGGTCATGAACGGATACGAGGCCACCAGAGCGATTCGGGCCATGGACAGGGCCGACGCCGACGTTCCCATCATCGCCATGACGGCCGACGCCTTTTCCGAAGACATTCATCAGTGTCTTGAAAGCGGCATGAACGCGCATGTGGCCAAGCCCCTGGACATCAAGGTGCTCATGCGGCTCATTCAGAAGTATATCCGGTAG
- a CDS encoding Hpt domain-containing protein, translating to MDANVRNMLIEGGINVDEVLERCMGSEALVARLLKKFPADGSYGKLSEAVDNGDEAAALEASHTLKGVCGNLAVSELFGLLDRQVQLLRAHDMDGAAAVMPEITRTYQAAVQAVEKAFS from the coding sequence ATGGACGCGAACGTCAGAAACATGCTGATCGAGGGCGGAATCAACGTTGACGAAGTGCTTGAGCGCTGCATGGGCAGTGAAGCTCTGGTGGCCCGTCTGCTGAAGAAGTTTCCGGCAGACGGCAGCTACGGCAAGCTGTCGGAGGCCGTCGACAACGGCGACGAGGCGGCGGCGCTGGAAGCCTCCCACACGCTGAAGGGCGTATGCGGCAACCTGGCCGTGTCGGAACTGTTCGGCCTGCTCGACAGGCAGGTGCAGCTTCTGCGCGCGCACGACATGGACGGAGCTGCGGCCGTCATGCCGGAGATCACCCGGACATATCAGGCTGCGGTTCAGGCTGTGGAGAAGGCGTTCAGCTGA
- a CDS encoding metallophosphoesterase: MVRFRVVATLLLALVVSAVWHTGAYADVVQIVYTSDQHYGISRKAFRGRKQVPATEVNAALVASINKLPGLVLPPDGGVMAGKPVEWIDYVISTGDIANRMEGSREKAPMTATECWNVFMEQYGKGLAVKDRKGQPAELLAVPGNHDMTNAVGFFRPMYPEKDNGALRAMLERSTGKKVPASFDPYAQPVVFSREKGGLHLLLMGIWPDTASRAWMEKELKKMPAGQPALLFTHMPPNLTANRLTNPNGDHGLSAKDGFENLTPDVSSVRSVKERPLREHRELADFLKAHSAIRAYFHGHENFNEFYDWQGPDYTISLPTFRVDSPMKGDVSAGDETELSFLLISADTDTGKMTVREVLWNTNASDMMTWGQTRTVSIAVDEAKK, translated from the coding sequence ATGGTTCGTTTTCGCGTTGTTGCAACGCTGCTGCTGGCTCTTGTGGTTTCTGCCGTATGGCATACGGGAGCCTATGCGGATGTTGTGCAGATTGTTTATACTTCCGATCAGCATTACGGCATTTCCCGCAAGGCTTTCCGGGGCAGGAAGCAGGTTCCCGCGACGGAGGTCAATGCGGCGCTTGTGGCTTCCATCAACAAGCTGCCCGGGCTGGTGCTGCCGCCGGACGGCGGCGTGATGGCCGGCAAGCCCGTCGAGTGGATAGACTACGTCATTTCCACCGGCGACATCGCCAACAGAATGGAAGGCTCCAGGGAAAAGGCTCCCATGACGGCAACGGAATGCTGGAACGTCTTCATGGAACAGTACGGCAAGGGGCTTGCCGTCAAGGACCGCAAGGGACAGCCCGCCGAGCTGCTCGCCGTGCCCGGCAACCACGATATGACCAATGCCGTGGGCTTTTTCCGCCCCATGTATCCCGAGAAGGACAACGGCGCACTCCGCGCCATGCTGGAAAGATCCACGGGTAAAAAGGTGCCCGCCTCCTTTGATCCCTATGCGCAGCCTGTGGTGTTCAGCCGGGAAAAGGGCGGACTGCATCTTCTTCTCATGGGCATATGGCCGGACACCGCCAGCCGTGCCTGGATGGAAAAGGAATTGAAGAAGATGCCCGCAGGTCAGCCCGCGCTGCTCTTTACGCATATGCCTCCGAATCTTACCGCCAACCGCCTGACCAATCCCAACGGCGACCACGGCCTTTCCGCGAAGGACGGCTTTGAAAACCTGACGCCGGACGTGTCGAGCGTGCGCAGCGTCAAGGAACGTCCTCTCCGCGAACATCGTGAGCTGGCGGATTTTCTCAAGGCGCATTCGGCCATTCGGGCGTATTTCCACGGGCATGAGAACTTCAACGAGTTTTATGACTGGCAGGGCCCGGATTACACGATTTCTCTGCCGACCTTCCGCGTGGATTCCCCGATGAAGGGCGACGTTTCCGCCGGAGATGAGACGGAGCTTTCCTTCCTGCTGATTTCCGCGGATACGGACACGGGAAAGATGACGGTTCGCGAAGTGCTGTGGAACACCAACGCATCCGATATGATGACCTGGGGTCAGACGCGCACGGTTTCCATCGCTGTGGATGAGGCAAAGAAGTAG
- a CDS encoding HD domain-containing phosphohydrolase has product MVQSFIQAQRPDTLLIVDDNEINREILEHIFSSFYPTEQAENGRVGLDKILSRPENYCAILLDVVMPEMDGIQVLHRLKAEGLMEKIPVFLITGEASDAVMNEAYRLGVMDVISKPVVPYIVQRRVNSVVELFRARKILGNKVEQQQSELLKQAQKIIRLNEGMIESLATAIEFRSGESGEHVRRIHDITRHLLRHTDLGEGLTEVDIEHIALASIMHDVGKIAIPDAILNKPGRLTPEEFEIIKTHTTKGAELLEKIPQLREHESYRYAYDIARHHHERWDGRGYPDGLKGDEISIWAQIVALADVYDALVSKRCYKTAFARQEALDMIRDNKCGVFNPRLLDRFFAEEEKLARLYPRRSEEN; this is encoded by the coding sequence ATGGTTCAATCTTTTATACAGGCGCAACGGCCCGATACGCTGCTGATTGTTGACGACAATGAAATCAATCGGGAGATTCTCGAGCATATTTTTTCTTCGTTTTATCCCACGGAGCAGGCGGAAAACGGACGTGTCGGCCTCGATAAGATTTTATCCCGGCCGGAGAATTACTGCGCCATTCTTCTGGACGTGGTCATGCCGGAGATGGACGGCATACAGGTGCTTCATCGGCTGAAGGCCGAAGGGCTGATGGAAAAAATTCCCGTGTTCCTGATCACCGGAGAGGCCAGCGACGCCGTCATGAACGAGGCGTATCGTCTGGGCGTCATGGACGTCATCAGCAAGCCGGTGGTGCCCTACATCGTGCAGCGACGGGTAAACTCCGTGGTGGAACTGTTCCGCGCGAGAAAGATTCTCGGCAACAAGGTGGAACAGCAGCAGTCGGAACTGCTCAAGCAGGCGCAGAAGATCATACGTCTGAACGAGGGCATGATAGAATCGCTGGCCACGGCCATCGAATTCCGCAGCGGAGAATCCGGGGAACACGTGCGCCGCATTCACGACATTACGCGGCACCTTCTGCGGCATACGGATCTCGGCGAAGGACTGACGGAGGTGGACATAGAGCATATTGCTCTGGCTTCCATCATGCACGACGTGGGCAAGATCGCCATTCCCGACGCCATATTGAACAAGCCCGGCAGACTCACGCCGGAAGAGTTTGAAATCATCAAGACGCATACCACGAAGGGCGCGGAGCTGCTGGAAAAAATTCCGCAGCTGCGCGAGCATGAATCCTATCGGTACGCCTACGACATCGCCCGTCATCACCATGAGCGCTGGGACGGCAGGGGCTACCCCGACGGGTTGAAGGGCGATGAGATTTCCATCTGGGCCCAGATTGTGGCCCTTGCGGACGTGTATGACGCTCTGGTGAGCAAGCGCTGCTACAAAACGGCCTTTGCCCGCCAGGAAGCGCTGGACATGATTCGCGACAACAAATGCGGAGTCTTCAATCCGCGGCTTCTGGACAGGTTCTTCGCCGAAGAGGAAAAGCTTGCCAGATTGTATCCCCGAAGAAGTGAGGAAAACTGA
- a CDS encoding ATP-binding protein produces MTLASNYAAEERSNLVVYETLLSFGTTSIDTRLMQGDSRYMMTWMKIFFDRVQTILGENVVSPYIILDGAVVDMKGHVREVFSPVDPTEQDWYARAVESPGKTIFTDVYKDPATGMPVVTVARKCLRSNAVLVFDLFPYNFKFHITPQHKNRRHAFFVCDGNGTLLYKNTVFSYQDVKLQAYVSLLLQKIRNGDFASHTSYVIGLDGNRRSVYYSKMSNGWYTIVTVPHEEILKEADLLLWLFVLSTGIFLIVLLVHSWRYIRANRLMERVNETVRVLGDSYYALYRVNFTRETYETIKPSEVVQQKLPQTGPYSALLQVIVDVIEPDAREEYAHNFSCESIRSLVSRRVRDFGGDFRRRFGEEYRWVSIRVLFDEKLTPEEVVLCFREVEQEKQQQLQERKLLQDSLESARRNEKAKQAFFSNMSHDMRTPINAITGLSELAERFLDDKEKVRDYLAKIGYSSRQLKSLIDDILNMSRMEQGRMSMNNRVMDLRECLRDCLETYKVQADAEHKILKIDLNMEQTQVLGDPVRMVQLLNNLLSNAFKFTAEHGEISVSVSRAGESEDKDTVKYRIVVSDTGTGISKDFLPHIFEPYTREVRFSAKNVAGTGLGMSITKNLVEQMNGEITVESELCRGTTFTIVIPFALAGKDSFQDAEAKPVDEHPELLQGKRILLVEDNMVNMELAAEMFAVQGMEVSQAWNGKEAVQAFADSEPFYFDAVLMDMQMPEMDGCEATRAIRALDRPDARSVLIIAVTANAFAEDIAATTAAGMDMHVAKPIDFKKLFQILQTSFAGRH; encoded by the coding sequence ATGACGCTGGCCAGCAACTATGCCGCGGAAGAACGGAGCAATCTGGTCGTTTATGAAACGCTGCTGTCCTTCGGGACCACGTCCATCGACACGCGTCTCATGCAAGGCGACTCCAGATACATGATGACGTGGATGAAGATTTTCTTCGACCGGGTGCAGACCATCCTGGGCGAGAACGTCGTCAGTCCCTACATCATCCTTGACGGCGCCGTGGTGGATATGAAGGGCCATGTGCGAGAAGTGTTTTCCCCTGTGGATCCTACGGAACAGGACTGGTACGCCAGAGCTGTGGAGTCTCCGGGAAAGACCATTTTTACCGACGTTTATAAGGATCCTGCCACGGGCATGCCCGTGGTTACCGTAGCCCGCAAATGTCTGCGCTCGAATGCCGTGCTGGTGTTCGACCTTTTTCCGTATAATTTCAAGTTTCACATCACACCGCAGCATAAAAACCGGCGTCATGCGTTTTTCGTTTGCGACGGCAATGGAACATTGCTGTATAAAAATACGGTATTTTCATATCAGGACGTCAAACTTCAGGCATATGTAAGTCTGCTCCTTCAAAAGATACGGAATGGAGACTTTGCATCTCATACCTCCTATGTCATTGGTCTGGACGGCAATAGACGTTCCGTTTATTATTCAAAGATGTCCAATGGCTGGTACACCATTGTCACGGTGCCTCATGAGGAAATACTGAAAGAGGCAGATCTTCTTTTGTGGCTTTTCGTTCTTTCGACGGGAATATTTCTGATAGTTCTTCTGGTTCATTCCTGGCGATACATAAGGGCAAACAGACTCATGGAGCGCGTCAACGAGACCGTGAGGGTGCTGGGCGATTCCTATTATGCCCTGTATCGCGTGAATTTTACCAGGGAAACGTATGAGACCATAAAGCCTTCCGAGGTGGTGCAGCAGAAGCTGCCGCAGACGGGGCCGTACAGCGCGCTTTTGCAGGTGATCGTCGACGTCATCGAGCCGGACGCCCGTGAGGAGTATGCGCATAATTTTTCCTGTGAGAGCATCCGTTCGCTGGTGTCGCGAAGGGTTCGGGATTTCGGCGGAGATTTTCGGCGGCGCTTCGGCGAGGAATATCGCTGGGTCAGCATCAGGGTGCTTTTTGACGAAAAGCTCACGCCCGAAGAGGTGGTGCTCTGTTTCCGCGAGGTGGAGCAGGAAAAGCAGCAGCAGCTTCAGGAGAGAAAGCTGCTTCAGGACTCGCTGGAAAGCGCACGGCGGAACGAGAAGGCCAAGCAGGCGTTTTTCAGCAACATGTCGCACGACATGCGGACGCCCATCAATGCCATTACGGGCCTCTCCGAACTGGCCGAACGCTTTCTGGACGACAAGGAAAAAGTCAGGGACTACCTTGCCAAAATCGGCTACTCCAGCCGTCAGCTGAAAAGCCTGATAGACGACATCCTCAACATGTCGCGCATGGAGCAGGGCAGAATGTCCATGAACAACAGAGTCATGGATCTGCGGGAGTGCCTCCGGGACTGTCTTGAAACATATAAGGTGCAGGCCGACGCGGAACACAAGATTCTGAAGATTGATCTGAACATGGAACAGACGCAGGTTCTGGGAGATCCTGTGCGCATGGTGCAGCTTCTCAACAACTTGTTGTCCAACGCGTTCAAGTTCACCGCCGAGCACGGCGAGATCTCCGTGTCCGTTTCCCGCGCGGGTGAGAGCGAAGACAAGGACACCGTCAAATACCGCATAGTGGTGTCCGATACGGGAACGGGCATATCCAAAGACTTTCTGCCTCACATTTTTGAACCCTACACCAGAGAAGTCCGGTTCAGCGCGAAAAACGTGGCCGGCACGGGACTCGGCATGTCCATCACCAAGAATCTCGTGGAGCAGATGAACGGCGAGATAACGGTGGAAAGCGAGCTTTGCAGGGGCACGACGTTTACCATTGTGATTCCGTTTGCGCTTGCCGGAAAGGATTCGTTCCAGGACGCGGAGGCGAAGCCCGTGGATGAGCACCCCGAGCTTCTGCAGGGAAAGCGCATCCTGTTGGTTGAAGACAACATGGTGAACATGGAACTTGCAGCTGAAATGTTTGCCGTGCAGGGCATGGAGGTATCGCAGGCGTGGAACGGAAAAGAAGCCGTGCAGGCGTTTGCCGATTCGGAACCTTTTTATTTCGACGCCGTGCTCATGGACATGCAGATGCCGGAAATGGACGGATGCGAGGCAACAAGGGCCATACGGGCGCTGGATCGGCCCGATGCCCGCAGCGTGCTCATCATAGCCGTGACGGCGAACGCCTTTGCCGAAGACATAGCCGCCACCACGGCTGCGGGCATGGATATGCACGTGGCCAAACCCATAGATTTTAAAAAACTGTTTCAGATTCTTCAGACAAGTTTTGCCGGGAGACATTGA
- a CDS encoding GGDEF domain-containing protein has protein sequence MPSFQQHLKTEGNMVMQQPAVKHIYTFDELVKEVKTLRNTFKIIRLVSPSDCKAYLFEDDNLKADTLCYHFWNRKTCCKYCISKQVIDSQDQCTKLESINGHIFIVIARYVILDGKTFTLELITELTDISGLGRNEHVIVEIRRLQEENSRLIRDPLTGCYSWHYMDTYFQNYVKEAEQQQQELCIAMLDMDGFKLINDRYGHDTGDEVLKSCSQFWLKYFDYQHHEFITRYGGDEFIIISMASTYEAFCNRIVSLSNSMRKNIVLGNGQIIPFSFTIGCACLSEIEQTSPSSSREALFKLADERMYMGKRSGKNRIVTAS, from the coding sequence ATGCCATCGTTCCAGCAGCATCTCAAGACCGAAGGGAACATGGTCATGCAGCAGCCGGCAGTAAAACACATATATACCTTTGACGAACTTGTTAAAGAAGTAAAAACGCTTCGCAATACTTTCAAGATTATTCGTCTTGTTTCTCCCAGCGACTGCAAGGCCTATCTTTTTGAAGATGACAACCTGAAAGCGGACACCTTGTGCTATCATTTCTGGAATCGCAAAACCTGCTGCAAGTACTGTATCTCCAAACAGGTTATTGATTCTCAAGATCAATGCACAAAACTTGAATCCATAAACGGACATATTTTTATCGTCATTGCACGATATGTCATTCTGGATGGAAAAACGTTCACTCTGGAACTGATTACCGAGCTCACGGACATTTCCGGACTCGGACGCAATGAACACGTTATTGTTGAAATACGCCGTCTTCAGGAAGAAAATTCCCGTCTTATCCGCGATCCGCTTACCGGCTGCTACAGCTGGCATTATATGGATACGTATTTTCAAAACTATGTGAAGGAAGCGGAACAACAGCAGCAGGAACTATGCATTGCCATGCTTGACATGGACGGCTTCAAACTCATCAACGACAGATATGGCCACGATACCGGCGATGAAGTGCTGAAAAGCTGCAGTCAGTTCTGGCTCAAATACTTTGACTATCAGCACCATGAATTCATCACCCGCTACGGAGGCGACGAATTCATCATCATTTCCATGGCCAGCACCTACGAAGCGTTCTGCAACCGCATTGTTTCCCTCTCAAACTCCATGCGGAAGAACATCGTGCTGGGCAACGGACAAATCATTCCCTTCAGTTTTACCATCGGATGCGCCTGCCTGAGCGAAATCGAGCAGACCTCGCCTTCTTCCAGTCGCGAGGCGCTGTTCAAGCTGGCGGACGAACGCATGTACATGGGCAAGCGCTCCGGAAAGAACCGCATAGTCACGGCGTCATAA